The following coding sequences lie in one Lentilactobacillus sp. SPB1-3 genomic window:
- a CDS encoding exodeoxyribonuclease VII small subunit, translating into MADSKTFEEKMQELEVIVNELEQGNVPLEESITKFKDGMQLSEDLSKTLTTAEKTMAKIIDDSGKESAFETSGDDTTDNDQH; encoded by the coding sequence ATGGCAGATAGTAAAACTTTTGAAGAAAAGATGCAGGAATTAGAAGTTATTGTAAATGAATTAGAGCAAGGTAATGTACCCTTGGAAGAATCGATTACTAAGTTTAAGGATGGTATGCAACTAAGCGAAGATCTGTCCAAAACATTAACTACCGCAGAAAAGACCATGGCCAAGATTATTGATGATAGCGGTAAAGAATCAGCATTTGAAACTTCAGGAGACGACACGACAGACAATGATCAACATTAA
- a CDS encoding polyprenyl synthetase family protein — translation MINIKQFEDEWIPKINHLLEEQVAVDGTQVQLVSAMQYSVDAGGKRLRPLLALATLISLGQSVEKDTLKAISAVELLHTYSLIHDDLPAMDDDDLRRGKPSNHVVYGDALATLAGDALQALAFQWVSDNQLLPEIKSELALKLAIASGPAGMVAGQADDVLNENRQLNADQLRILHQNKTGALIHYSVESGLIVGGLKPSERQQYLRFADDYGLAFQIYDDILDVTSSQETLGKPVHQDAGKNTYPNLFGMEESKRRLKATINDALDALNQIQNDQGYDTEILKALCGYFKIEEI, via the coding sequence ATGATCAACATTAAACAATTTGAAGATGAATGGATACCTAAGATCAATCACTTATTAGAAGAGCAAGTTGCTGTTGATGGTACGCAGGTTCAACTAGTGTCCGCAATGCAATATTCCGTGGATGCTGGTGGTAAAAGACTGCGACCATTGTTAGCTTTGGCAACGTTGATTTCACTTGGCCAATCTGTAGAAAAAGACACATTAAAGGCAATATCAGCTGTTGAACTATTGCATACTTATTCATTGATTCATGATGATCTGCCAGCAATGGACGACGATGATCTTCGAAGAGGTAAACCTTCCAATCATGTGGTGTACGGTGATGCTTTGGCAACCTTAGCAGGAGATGCTCTTCAAGCGTTGGCTTTTCAATGGGTGAGTGACAATCAGCTTCTGCCAGAAATCAAAAGCGAGTTAGCTTTAAAATTAGCCATTGCTTCAGGTCCAGCTGGAATGGTAGCAGGCCAGGCTGATGATGTTTTAAACGAAAATCGTCAACTAAATGCTGATCAACTGCGAATTTTACACCAAAACAAAACGGGCGCTTTAATCCATTACTCTGTTGAATCTGGATTGATTGTTGGTGGTTTAAAGCCAAGTGAGCGTCAGCAATATCTCAGATTTGCGGATGATTATGGCTTAGCTTTTCAAATTTATGATGATATATTAGATGTAACCAGTAGCCAGGAAACACTTGGCAAGCCTGTTCATCAAGATGCCGGCAAGAATACATATCCTAATTTATTTGGTATGGAAGAATCAAAACGGCGCTTGAAAGCAACAATTAATGACGCTTTAGACGCTTTGAATCAGATTCAAAATGATCAGGGCTATGACACAGAAATTTTAAAAGCGTTATGTGGATACTTTAAGATTGAGGAAATATAA